A stretch of the Pseudobdellovibrionaceae bacterium genome encodes the following:
- a CDS encoding DUF853 family protein, with the protein MSLAKEIVGAAKDFRRPPNSVLLGKVKGSLWRQEWLTEGQLNHHVHIVGASGFGKTVLISHIIRQRIEQGRGVLFIDLKSDMNTILKFSQFAAEANRLEDLRVFSLTDLKMSHRYNLLGNGTANQLRDRIMMALNWSEEFYKNQAASFLLKLLIGLCWLRDHGGYSLNLGVVLRAASEPRFLEDLACRLPETAAREKRIFEDCVRFAKSSDQWGSLQGLRTQLESICLSDFGELIVDDGPGIDLFESVRKGHINYVFLDSRRYGETAKAIGRFILQDLKAVSARIDAEVPEAERIPFTVIIDEFADMASEDFIAFLDRARSSKMSIVVAHQEICDLERISREFAGRLMGNMSTLYAFLQKRPESAEIIAGMAGTRTVRESTEQYERRLMVDWPTGMKSVKTVEGFVIHPNLVKKLRVGTCVCVKKYPEARGYLVDVAPTAPQS; encoded by the coding sequence GTGAGTCTGGCGAAAGAAATCGTCGGTGCGGCCAAAGACTTCCGCCGGCCTCCGAATTCAGTTTTACTTGGAAAGGTAAAAGGCAGCCTGTGGCGGCAAGAATGGCTGACGGAGGGGCAGCTCAATCACCACGTCCATATCGTCGGAGCTTCCGGTTTTGGGAAGACGGTACTCATCTCCCACATCATCCGACAGCGAATCGAGCAAGGCCGCGGGGTTCTCTTCATAGATCTGAAGTCGGACATGAACACGATCCTGAAGTTTTCGCAGTTCGCGGCGGAAGCGAACCGTCTTGAGGATCTGCGGGTCTTTTCTTTGACCGACTTGAAGATGTCCCATCGCTACAATTTGCTGGGTAACGGGACGGCGAACCAGCTGCGGGATCGGATCATGATGGCGCTCAACTGGTCCGAAGAGTTCTACAAGAACCAGGCGGCGAGTTTTCTTTTGAAGTTGTTGATCGGTTTGTGCTGGCTTCGGGATCACGGTGGTTATTCGCTGAATCTTGGTGTTGTTCTGCGTGCGGCCAGTGAACCGCGGTTTCTTGAGGATTTGGCTTGTCGCCTGCCCGAGACTGCCGCCCGAGAGAAGCGGATATTCGAGGATTGCGTCCGATTTGCCAAGAGTTCCGACCAGTGGGGTTCGCTGCAAGGCCTTCGAACGCAACTTGAGAGCATCTGCTTGTCGGACTTCGGAGAGCTGATCGTTGACGATGGACCTGGGATCGATCTTTTCGAATCCGTACGGAAGGGTCATATCAACTATGTGTTCCTGGATTCCCGCCGGTACGGCGAAACCGCCAAAGCGATCGGTCGATTTATCCTTCAGGATCTGAAGGCCGTTTCCGCCCGGATCGACGCCGAGGTGCCCGAGGCGGAAAGGATTCCGTTTACAGTCATCATCGACGAGTTCGCTGATATGGCGTCGGAGGATTTCATCGCCTTTTTGGATCGGGCTCGCAGTTCGAAAATGAGCATTGTCGTCGCCCACCAGGAGATTTGCGACTTGGAGCGGATCAGTCGTGAGTTCGCGGGACGTCTCATGGGCAATATGTCCACGCTGTACGCGTTTCTTCAGAAGCGACCCGAGAGTGCGGAGATCATCGCGGGCATGGCTGGCACCCGGACGGTTCGGGAGTCCACGGAGCAGTACGAACGACGCCTCATGGTCGATTGGCCGACGGGTATGAAGTCCGTGAAGACTGTCGAGGGCTTCGTCATACATCCGAATTTGGTTAAGAAACTGAGAGTTGGTACCTGTGTTTGCGTGAAGAAGTATCCGGAGGCGCGGGGGTATTTGGTGGATGTTGCGCCGACTGCACCCCAATCGTAA
- a CDS encoding AAA family ATPase has translation MSTTQSQAISAILEGLGRDNIFMIHGKAGTGKSYLIRQLVEELGKTYSKDRIKVVSPTGLAASIVNGATIHRFFGLTNFKEGTYKTVGRALGNHTVKERIKKTRILIIDEVSMVHRDVYTAIATIAALVSGEQVKGANWGAIPYHKKSDRIAESIKSTFGHIKIILVGDLHQLSPVDRRGYKDVWFFDSNRFSDAKCRLLELTQVHRSSDEEYLEFLEQIRRGNNSDLVRHFLAERVQTPDTDTMRIYGKNEQVNEWNSKQLDRLPGIAVSFTSNYVAALYSPEQADPIRIKNFSSAVLAELRKNASFQPEISLKVGARVMILENDSDSNRYNNGHTGFIVQIAADHVSIQFDHTGEVVNIYPSEREILDPDYSLIGWEHNLPLTLAWATTVHKAQGQTLDRVAVDLRGFWEPGQAYVALSRSRRKEDLIVLGWDEKAIMPPNPHPTEWLQSLRMKRAG, from the coding sequence ATGAGCACCACTCAGTCGCAAGCTATCAGCGCCATTCTCGAAGGCTTGGGCCGAGACAACATCTTCATGATTCACGGAAAAGCCGGAACAGGAAAGTCGTACTTGATTCGACAGCTTGTAGAAGAACTAGGAAAGACCTATAGCAAAGATCGAATCAAAGTTGTTTCTCCGACAGGGCTTGCTGCCTCGATTGTCAATGGGGCGACAATTCATCGTTTTTTCGGCCTTACCAATTTTAAGGAAGGAACCTACAAGACCGTCGGCAGAGCACTCGGAAATCACACCGTCAAAGAGAGAATCAAAAAAACAAGAATCCTCATCATCGACGAAGTTTCAATGGTCCACCGAGACGTTTACACAGCTATCGCAACGATTGCAGCTCTTGTAAGTGGCGAACAAGTCAAAGGCGCAAACTGGGGGGCGATTCCATACCACAAAAAATCCGATCGAATTGCAGAATCAATAAAAAGCACATTCGGTCACATCAAGATCATCCTGGTTGGAGACCTTCACCAGCTTTCGCCGGTTGATCGTCGCGGATACAAAGATGTCTGGTTTTTTGACTCAAACAGATTTTCGGATGCCAAATGCAGACTCCTTGAACTGACTCAAGTCCATAGATCCTCAGATGAAGAGTACCTTGAATTCCTCGAGCAGATTCGTCGTGGGAACAATAGCGATCTAGTTCGTCATTTTTTAGCAGAACGCGTTCAAACTCCAGACACTGACACCATGAGAATCTATGGAAAAAATGAGCAGGTGAATGAATGGAACTCCAAACAGCTTGACCGGCTGCCAGGTATCGCCGTTTCATTTACGTCAAACTATGTTGCTGCACTCTATTCGCCTGAGCAGGCAGATCCTATCCGAATCAAAAACTTCTCCTCGGCAGTTTTGGCAGAGTTGCGCAAGAATGCGAGCTTCCAGCCTGAAATTTCCCTCAAAGTAGGCGCCAGAGTCATGATTCTCGAAAATGACTCGGACAGTAATCGGTATAACAATGGTCACACTGGTTTCATTGTGCAAATTGCTGCAGATCACGTCTCGATCCAGTTCGACCACACGGGAGAAGTGGTCAACATCTATCCCAGCGAGCGCGAAATTCTTGACCCCGACTACTCGCTCATCGGATGGGAGCATAACTTGCCTCTGACTCTGGCGTGGGCAACGACAGTGCATAAGGCGCAAGGTCAGACCCTCGACCGAGTTGCCGTGGACCTAAGAGGTTTTTGGGAGCCTGGACAAGCCTACGTCGCACTTTCTAGATCGCGGAGGAAAGAGGACCTCATCGTGTTGGGATGGGATGAAAAAGCCATTATGCCTCCCAATCCACACCCAACTGAATGGCTACAGTCGCTCCGAATGAAAAGAGCAGGATAG
- a CDS encoding nucleotidyl transferase AbiEii/AbiGii toxin family protein has protein sequence MNPYKTAVSFRRALEDRIALKSKEAGIDIQRLRRDVAFDRLLVRLFSMPTPPWVLKGGYAMQLRTDSARTTKDIDLALKDAKFLFGDEDSKHLAIRDLLLKYASTDHQDYFEFRISEPTQELANAPEGGIRFNIEARLADRTFERFLLDIAAGDVWTEPLDLLKSNDLLEFAGFAPRDFPAIPKEQQFAEKLHAYSLPRPPDKPNSRVKDLVDMVLLIQEGLEPERTASFLVDTYKRRATHALDLFIQAPPDHWAKIYPKLADECGISTDLAEALKILSDFAKKLRV, from the coding sequence GTGAATCCATACAAAACGGCAGTCTCTTTTCGCCGTGCCCTTGAGGATAGAATTGCTCTCAAATCAAAAGAAGCTGGAATAGACATCCAGCGCCTCCGCCGGGATGTCGCCTTTGATCGTCTGCTAGTCAGGCTATTTTCGATGCCGACTCCTCCGTGGGTTCTCAAGGGTGGCTACGCCATGCAACTTCGCACGGATAGCGCGAGGACGACGAAAGATATCGACCTCGCTCTGAAAGACGCAAAATTTCTTTTTGGCGATGAGGATTCCAAGCATCTAGCCATACGTGATTTGCTACTCAAGTATGCGTCCACGGATCATCAAGACTACTTCGAATTTCGCATCTCAGAGCCCACGCAGGAGCTTGCGAATGCTCCTGAGGGAGGCATCCGCTTTAACATTGAAGCGCGACTTGCGGATCGAACGTTCGAGAGATTTCTCCTCGATATTGCAGCAGGAGACGTTTGGACTGAGCCTCTTGACCTGCTGAAGTCGAATGACTTGCTGGAATTTGCAGGCTTCGCACCTCGAGACTTCCCGGCAATTCCCAAGGAGCAGCAGTTCGCGGAAAAACTCCACGCATATTCACTTCCGAGGCCGCCAGATAAGCCAAATTCTCGAGTCAAAGACCTAGTTGATATGGTTCTCCTAATTCAGGAGGGCTTAGAGCCCGAACGGACAGCTTCGTTTTTAGTGGATACTTACAAGCGACGAGCGACACACGCGCTCGACCTTTTCATACAAGCACCGCCAGATCACTGGGCGAAAATTTATCCGAAGCTAGCAGACGAGTGTGGAATCTCCACAGATCTCGCTGAGGCGCTAAAAATCCTATCAGACTTCGCCAAAAAGCTGCGCGTCTGA